The region CGGGTGGTCACCAAATTCATGTCGGAGATCAACTTCGTCAGCTCGGCGGTGCAGGGCGACCTGATTGAAATGGGGCTCACGGCAACCAAGTTCGGCCGTACGTCGCTGACCATGCAGGCAGAAGTGCGGAACATGATTACCCGCCGCAGCATCCTGACGATCGACAAGATCGTGTTCGTCAACCTGGATGAAGAAGGCAAGCCCGTCCCGCACGGCTACACCACCATCAGTTACGACCGCGACCGCCTGCCTTCCCACCACATCCCGCCGGTGCCGTTCGGCGTGGAACCGTACTCCGCCTAGCGGCTCCGCCTGCCAGTACCCCCGCCTGTCAGTACCCGCCTGCCTGCTCAGGTGCGGGCCGCGAATACAAGGCATACTTACTAATATGAGTCTTGACTTCCCCCTGCCGCAGGGGCGTGCGGCAGGCGGGAAACCATTGCGCATAGCCGTCCTGTCCCACCTGCACCACCCGATCTCCAGCCCGTTCCAGGGCGGACTCGAAATGCACACCTCGCTGATGGCGGACGAACTCGCGTCCCGCGGCCACGACGTCACGCTCTTCGCCAAGGCCGGCTCCGTGTCCAGCGGCCGGGTGGTGGAGGTCCTCCCGGAAACTTTCGAATTCCGGCGCGGGCTGGCTCCCGCACAAATGCAGCGGCAGCAGCAGTCCCTCGACGCCGCGCTGGGCTCCGCCGTTGCCGCGGTCCGGGCCGGCGCTTTCGACGTCGTCGTGAACAACTCCCTGAGCCTGCTCCCATACCTGGAGCTTGCGGATGTGCCCATGCTGACCATCCTCCACACCCCGCCGCTGCCGTGGATCGTGGACGCCGTGGAGGACGGTCGCGCGCCGCTCTCACCGCTGCACCGCTTCGTCAGTGTTTCGGCCCGCAATGCCACCGGCTGGTCCCCGCACCTGCCGGACCTGCACGTCATCCACAACGGCATCCGGCTGGCGGACTGGCCCGCGGGCACCGGACGCCGCACCGGAACCGTCGTCTGGGCCGGACGGGTCACGCCCGAAAAGGGCCTCCACATAGCGATTGATGCGGCCCGGATGGCAGGGATGGAACTGCACTTCGCCGGGCCGATCAGCGATGCGAAGTATTTCGAACGCACCGTCGCACCGCACCTGGGCCGCGGGGTGCAGCACGTCGGCCACCTCGACCACCGGGAACTGGCCGCCTTCCTTGGGTCCGGAGAGGTCTTCATTGCCTCGCCTGTCTGGTCCGAGCCCTTCGGATTGACCGCACTGGAGGCGATGGCCTGCGGTACGCCGGTGGCTGCCCTGCCCCTGGGCGCCATGCCGGAGATCATCGACGCCGACGGGGGCCGGCTCGCGGAAGGCCTCGGTGCCGATGCCCTGGCCGCAGCCATCACGGACGCGCGCGGCCTCGACCGTGAGCGGGTACGGAAATCCGCGGCCCGCTTCAGCGCCTCAGCCATGGTGGATTCCTACGAGGAGCAGATGCGCTCCCTCCCCCAACCGGACGGCCTGCCCGACTCCGGTCATCCCGACGCCGTCCTCGTGCCCTAACAGGAGCAGCACTTGACTTCTTCCCGCATGCCCCGCGTGGCCTACTACGCGCACCACCACGGCACCGGACACCTGCGTCACGCCGCCAACATTGCCCGGCTGGCTGCCGTGGAGCTGCTTGTCACCGGCACCACCCCGGCCGGGGGACTTCCGCGCCTGCCCGGGGGAGCGCGGTTCGCGCCGCTCCCGCCCGACGTCGGACCCGACGGACCCTTCGCGCCCGGGCCGGGGAGCTTCCTGCACTATGCGCCGGCAGGTCCGGCGCTGCAGTCCCGCTTCAGCCAGCTGCACCGGCTCTGGGAAGAGTTCGCCCCGGACGTGGTGGTCGTGGATGTGTCCGTGGAGGTCGCCGCCTTTGCCAGGCTCGCGGGCTATCCGGTTATCCACCGCCGGATGCACGGGGAACGGACCGACACGGCACACCGGCTGGCCTACGACTCCGTTCACCGGCTCATCGCCTACTTCCCGGAAGCCATCGAAGATCCGGCGCATCTGCAGGCTTACGGCTCCAAGAGCACTTATCTGGGCATGCTCGCTCCGGACACCGCACCCGGGCCCATCCCCGTGCGGCCCCGGACCGTCGCGGTGCAGACCTCCCTGGGCGGCAGCGGCGTATCACTTGAGGACGTCCTTGCCGCGGCCCGGCAGACACCGGGGTGGCAGTGGGACGTTATGGGACATACCGCCGGCGCCCCGGGGCAGGTTCCCGCGAATGTGTCGCTGCTGGGCGTAGTGGCGGATCCGGGGCCCCGGCTGGCCGCCGCGGATGTGGTGGTCACCTCGGCCGGCCACAATGCGGTGGCCGCCGCGGCCGCCGCACGCCGTCCGGCGCTGCTGATTCCCGAACCCCGGCCGTTCCGGGAACAGGCCGTTTTTGCCTCTTCGCTCGCGTCGGCGGGCGCAGCCGCCGCGCCAAGCTTCGCCTCAGTGGCGGACTGGCGGGGCCTGCTGGAAGAATTGCGCGGGACCGATCCGCAGCTGCTGGCCAGGACCCTGCTGGTTTCTCCCGCCCACTTCCGGGAACGGTTCCTGGCCGCCGTCGAGTCGGCCGTCTCCGGGAGCGAGGGAGATCCCGTTCCCGCCGGCAGGGACGTCAGTACGGCGCATTGACGCGGGCGGCGGCGAGCTCGGCGGGACCCGGACGGCGCAGCAGCCGCAGGTCCCCGCCGTCGCGCTCCCAGGATACGTAGCCGTCCCGGGCAAAGGCTTCGAGCCAGCCGGTCATCGGCCAGCTGCCCCATTTGCCCCGGAACGCCTTGGCGTTAATGACAATGGATTCCAGATGCTGCAGCGGCGGCCGGTGAACGCCGTGGTGCTGGTGGAACATGGTTGCCCCGGAAAATGCCAGCGGGACCGCCTTCCGCTGCGCAGTGAAGGCGAAGTCCGTGTCCTCGCCGCCGTACCCGGCAAAGGACTCGTCAAAGCCGCCGATCGGTTCGAATGTCCCGCGGTGCACGGCAAACCCCAGGGACCAGAACAGGGCGTATTCCTGCGAGGCACGTGCCGGTTCTCCCGGCGCCGGTGCCAGGGCAGCACGTGCGTGGTGCGGTACGGAGTCCCGGTACAGCACCTGATCGTCGCCGTCGGATACCCACCCCGGCACGTCCGCATCTGCCGTGAGGTAGCGGGGGGCGGCCATCACCAGGCCGCGGTTGCGGTCCAGGTCCGACAGCAGGTGCCCGAACATGCCAGTTGCGGGAATGCAGTCCACGTCGAGGAAGACCAGTGTTTCGGACCGCGCCGCCGCAGCAGCGGCGTTCCTGCCCGCCCCCAGCGGCAGCGGTTCGCCGGCGCCCGACGCCGCATGGACCACCCGCAGCGGCACGTCGCTCGGCGGGGGAACAGCCTCGGGCTGGTTCAGGTAGCAGACCACGATCTCTGCCGGCCGGCGGGTGGAGCGGCTGATCCCGCGGACGGCGTTGGCCAGGTGGGCATCTCGTCCCGAGCTGATGATAAGCACCGAAAACGCCTGCTCCGGGGCGGTCTGCTGCGGCTGCATTCTTTCCTTCCGCCGGGGGCGCCCTCCGCGGGCGCCGCAAAATACTAAGTATACTGAACACGGATTGTTTACAGCGGCGGAAGAGGATGCGTGGGCAGGCCGGAAGGATCGAACATCAGGGTGGCGTCAGTGCCGCACAGCCAGGTCTATATCCGGCATACCGGCGCCGTCCCGGGGGAGCGGAACCCGGTGGTACGCCTGCCGGACCCGGACCCCCGCAATCCCGGCCAGTCCACG is a window of Arthrobacter sp. zg-Y1171 DNA encoding:
- a CDS encoding acyl-CoA thioesterase: MPLENINFHTRKWVRPEDLNANGTLFGGSLLRWIDEEATVYAILQMGNGRVVTKFMSEINFVSSAVQGDLIEMGLTATKFGRTSLTMQAEVRNMITRRSILTIDKIVFVNLDEEGKPVPHGYTTISYDRDRLPSHHIPPVPFGVEPYSA
- a CDS encoding glycosyltransferase, which produces MSLDFPLPQGRAAGGKPLRIAVLSHLHHPISSPFQGGLEMHTSLMADELASRGHDVTLFAKAGSVSSGRVVEVLPETFEFRRGLAPAQMQRQQQSLDAALGSAVAAVRAGAFDVVVNNSLSLLPYLELADVPMLTILHTPPLPWIVDAVEDGRAPLSPLHRFVSVSARNATGWSPHLPDLHVIHNGIRLADWPAGTGRRTGTVVWAGRVTPEKGLHIAIDAARMAGMELHFAGPISDAKYFERTVAPHLGRGVQHVGHLDHRELAAFLGSGEVFIASPVWSEPFGLTALEAMACGTPVAALPLGAMPEIIDADGGRLAEGLGADALAAAITDARGLDRERVRKSAARFSASAMVDSYEEQMRSLPQPDGLPDSGHPDAVLVP
- a CDS encoding glycosyltransferase, which gives rise to MTSSRMPRVAYYAHHHGTGHLRHAANIARLAAVELLVTGTTPAGGLPRLPGGARFAPLPPDVGPDGPFAPGPGSFLHYAPAGPALQSRFSQLHRLWEEFAPDVVVVDVSVEVAAFARLAGYPVIHRRMHGERTDTAHRLAYDSVHRLIAYFPEAIEDPAHLQAYGSKSTYLGMLAPDTAPGPIPVRPRTVAVQTSLGGSGVSLEDVLAAARQTPGWQWDVMGHTAGAPGQVPANVSLLGVVADPGPRLAAADVVVTSAGHNAVAAAAAARRPALLIPEPRPFREQAVFASSLASAGAAAAPSFASVADWRGLLEELRGTDPQLLARTLLVSPAHFRERFLAAVESAVSGSEGDPVPAGRDVSTAH
- a CDS encoding glycosyltransferase family 2 protein, which produces MQPQQTAPEQAFSVLIISSGRDAHLANAVRGISRSTRRPAEIVVCYLNQPEAVPPPSDVPLRVVHAASGAGEPLPLGAGRNAAAAAARSETLVFLDVDCIPATGMFGHLLSDLDRNRGLVMAAPRYLTADADVPGWVSDGDDQVLYRDSVPHHARAALAPAPGEPARASQEYALFWSLGFAVHRGTFEPIGGFDESFAGYGGEDTDFAFTAQRKAVPLAFSGATMFHQHHGVHRPPLQHLESIVINAKAFRGKWGSWPMTGWLEAFARDGYVSWERDGGDLRLLRRPGPAELAAARVNAPY